In one window of Arachis ipaensis cultivar K30076 chromosome B06, Araip1.1, whole genome shotgun sequence DNA:
- the LOC107648090 gene encoding protein LIGHT-DEPENDENT SHORT HYPOCOTYLS 4-like, producing the protein MDSIQEFMDTCHSAGNTFTTTTNNNNNTTTVAGTSGSSSSSPAASTTSSSRYENQKRRDWNTFGQYLKNHRPPLSLSRCSGAHVLEFLRYLDQFGKTKVHTPICPFYGHPNPPAPCPCPLRQAWGSLDALIGRLRAAFEENGGKPEANPFGARAVRLYLREVRDLQSKARGISYEKKKRKRPPPQQQPQQQPNIGVGVGVVLPLHHHMPPPPGARTTHHQ; encoded by the exons ATGGATTCAATTCAAGAATTTATGGACACATGTCACTCTGCTGGAAACAccttcaccaccaccaccaacaacaacaacaacaccacCACCGTGGCTGGAACAAGTGGTAGCTCATCGTCATCGCCGGCGGCTTCAACGACGAGCAGCAGCCGCTACGAGAACCAGAAGCGCCGTGACTGGAACACTTTCGGACAGTACCTGAAGAATCACCGTCCTCCTTTGTCCCTCTCTAGGTGCAGCGGTGCACATGTTCTTGAATTTCTCCG GTACCTGGACCAATTTGGGAAGACGAAGGTGCACACGCCGATCTGTCCATTCTACGGCCACCCGAACCCGCCGGCGCCGTGTCCGTGCCCTCTGAGGCAAGCCTGGGGTAGCCTGGACGCCCTCATCGGCCGGCTCCGTGCGGCTTTCGAAGAGAACGGAGGGAAGCCTGAGGCGAATCCCTTCGGAGCACGCGCCGTGAGGCTCTACCTCCGCGAGGTTCGTGATCTGCAGTCCAAAGCAAGAGGTATCAGCTATGAGAAGAAGAAACGCAAGCGTCCACCGCCacaacaacaaccacaacaacAACCCAATATCGGCGTCGGAGTCGGAGTAGTACTACCTCTTCATCATCACATGCCACCACCTCCAGGTGCAAGAACAACTCATCATCAAtaa